The following coding sequences lie in one Arachis hypogaea cultivar Tifrunner chromosome 9, arahy.Tifrunner.gnm2.J5K5, whole genome shotgun sequence genomic window:
- the LOC112711395 gene encoding glutathione reductase, cytosolic, with product MESRKMLSEAETNKSADQVASFDFDLFVIGGGSGGVRAARFSANFGAKVGICELPYHPISSDKHGGFGGTCVIRGCVPKKILVYGGTFGGDLEDARNFGWELSEKIDFNWKKLLQKKTDEISRLNGVYKRLLSSAGVKTFEGQGKITGPNEVEVTQIDGTKLSYTAKHILIATGSRAQFPNIPGQELGITSDEALSLEEIPKRVVVHGAGYIAVEFASIWRGMGSEVHLVYRKELPLRGFDDEMRAVVAKNLEGRGIVLHPSTNLAQLIKTEDGIKVITDHGEELMADTVLFATGRAPNSKRLNLEAVGVQVDKIGAIKVDEYSRTNVPSIWAIGDVTNRMNLTPVALMEGTYFANTVFGNRPSKPDYSNIPCAVFCNPPLSCVGLSEEQAIKQANGDVLVFTSSFNPMKNTISGRQEKTVMKLVVDAATDKVLGASMCGPDAPEIMQGIAIALKCDATKAQFDTTVGIHPSSAEEFVTMRSVTRRIPVGTTPKTNL from the exons ATGGAAAGTAGGAAGATGCTTAGCGAGGCTGAGACTAATAAATCTGCGGATCAAGTGGCCAGTTTTGACTTTGACTTGTTCGTTATTGGTGGTGGAAGTGGTGGCGTTCGTGCCGCTAGGTTCTCAGCTAATTTTGGAGCTAAG GTTGGAATTTGTGAGCTTCCGTATCATCCAATCAGCTCGGACAAGCATGGAGGCTTTGGTGGAAC GTGTGTGATTCGTGGTTGTGTTCCCAAAAAGATTTTAGTCTATGGAGGAACTTTTGGAGGTGATCTTGAG GATGCCAGAAATTTTGGTTGGGAATTGAGTGAGAAAATTGATTTCAACTGGAAGAAGCTCTTGCAAAAGAAG ACAGACGAAATAAGCAGATTAAATGGAGTATACAAGCGGTTGTTATCCAGTGCTGGAGTTAAAACATTTGAAGGCCAGGGAAAGATAACGGGTCCAAATGAAGTTGAGGTGACCCAAATTGATGGCACAAAGTTGTCCTATACAGCGAAGCACATACTGATTGCAACTGGTAGCAGGGCCCAATTCCCAAATATTCCTGGACAG GAGCTCGGTATAACATCTGATGAGGCATTAAGTTTGGAGGAAATTCCGAAGCGGGTGGTAGTTCATGGCGCTGG TTATATTGCAGTTGAGTTTGCATCCATATGGCGCGGGATGGGTTCCGAAGTCCATCTAGTCTACAGGAAGGAACTTCCGTTGAG AGGTTTTGATGATGAAATGAGAGCAGTGGTTGCAAAAAATCTTGAAGGCAGGGGGATTGTTTTACACCCGTCGACAAATTTGGCTCAG TTGATCAAAACGGAGGATGGTATTAAAGTCATCACAGACCATGGTGAGGAGCTGATGGCCGATACTGTACTATTTGCCACTG GTAGGGCTCCTAATTCCAAGAGGTTAAATTTAGAAGCTGTAGGTGTGCAAGTTGACAAGATTGGAGCCATCAAG gTTGATGAATACTCACGCACTAATGTACCTAGCATATGGGCAATTGGTGATGTGACGAATCGAATGAATCTTACTCCGGTGGCCTTGATGGAAGGCACATACTTTGCA AATACGGTATTTGGTAACAGACCATCGAAGCCAGACTACAGTAATATCCCCTGTGCAGTGTTCTG TAATCCACCACTTTCTTGTGTTGGTCTCAGCGAGGAGCAGGCAATAAAGCAAGCAAATGGAGATGTGTTGGTTTTCACATCATCCTTTAATCCTATGAAAAACACCATCTCCGG gCGACAAGAAAAAACTGTTATGAAGCTTGTTGTGGATGCTGCGACAGATAAGGTCCTTGGAGCATCCATGTGTGGACCAGATGCACCTGAAATCATGCAG GGTATTGCTATTGCCCTGAAATGCGACGCTACAAAGGCTCAATTTGACACCACA GTGGGAATACACCCATCTTCTGCAGAAGAATTCGTTACCATGAGGTCCGTGACAAGGCGCATCCCTGTTGGTACCACACCTAAGACAAACCTATGA
- the LOC112711396 gene encoding uncharacterized protein translates to MVSGNIFHCRKNSWPPEEYINKATLQLFDFDSAAPPEQAWRRRLNSHANLLKEFSVTFMEAIKMVRLGIRIWSYVREEASHGRKAPIDPFTRESCKPSATQGVPLGGMGSGSISRGFRGEFRQWQIIPGLCEASPVMANQFSIFVSRDGGNKSFASVLAPGQHEGLGSHKKADDQGISSWGWNLNGQHSTYHALFPRAWTVYDGEPDPELKVSCRQISPFIPHNYRESSLPAAVFVYTLVNTGKERAKVSLLFTWANSIGGNSHLTGGHVNEPFIAEDGVSGVLLHHKTGKGNPPVTFAIAACETQNVSVSVLPKFGLSEKSSTTAKGMWCKMVQDGQFDRENFSSGASMPSSPGETLCAAVSASTWVEPHGKCTVAFSLAWSSPKVKFSKGSTFHRRYTKFYGTSERAAKDLAHDALTQYKRWEEDIEKWQNPILQDESLPEWYKFTLFNELYFLVAGGTIWIDSPLPSSNMRNKSRDQVKELENTEVKVTEAKVSRRQGADAGRTTDSTYDVEYTTDSASDVDCMVDGVDEKHRGDLSQESDASVTLAMMDQQYDRDDVGRFLYLEGVEYIMWCTYDVHFYASFALLELFPRIELNIQRDFAKAVLCEDGRKVKFLAEGNCGIRKVRGAVPHDLGTHDPWREMNAYNIHDTSKWKDLNPKFVLQVYRDFAATGDMSFGVDVWPAVRAAMEYMEQFDRDGDGLIENDGFPDQTYDTWTVHGVSAYCGCLWLAALQAAAAMALQLGDRDFAETCKRKFLKAKPAFEQKLWNGSYFNYDSGSSSNSKSIQADQLAGQWYTASSGLPPLFDESKIKSALRKVYDFNVMKVKGGKMGAVNGMHPNGKVDETCMQSREIWTGVTYGVASTMILAGMEEEAFATAEGIFQAGWSEDGYGYWFQTPEAWTMDGHYRSLIYMRPLSIWGMQYALTLPKAILDAPKINIMDRIHLSPLNGGFPHNETGVRKIANKAKCFGNSVFHCAC, encoded by the exons ATGGTTAGCGGCAACATTTTTCACTGTAGAAAGAATTCATGGCCGCCTGAAGAGTATATCAATAAAGCCACTTTACAGCTG TTTGATTTTGATAGTGCTGCACCACCTGAGCAAGCTTGGAGAAGGAGATTAAACAGCCATGCCAATCTTCTTAAAGAATTTAGTGTCACTTTTATGGAAGCTATTAAGATG GTTCGATTAGGCATACGCATATGGTCATACGTAAGGGAAGAGGCTTCTCATGGAAGG AAAGCCCCTATTGATCCTTTCACTCGAGAAAGTTGTAAGCCATCTGCAACTCAAGGAGTTCCACTTGGAGGGATGGG GAGTGGCAGCATATCAAGGGGATTTAGAGGCGAGTTCCGACAATGGCAAATTATCCCTGGTTTATGTGAAGCTTCACCTGTCATGGCCAACCAGTTTTCT ATTTTTGTTAGTAGAGATGGAGGAAACAAAAGCTTTGCATCAGTTTTGGCGCCTGGACAGCATGAAGGCTTAGG GTCCCACAAGAAAGCTGATGATCAGGGTATATCATCATGGGGGTGGAATCTTAATGGCCAGCACTCAACGTACCATGCTTTATTTCCAAGAGCTTGGACAGTTTATGATG GTGAGCCAGACCCAGAACTTAAAGTGTCTTGCCGGCAGATATCACCTTTCATACCGCATAATTATAGAGAAAGCAGTCTACCAGCTGCTGTTTTTGTTTATACA TTGGTAAACACTGGTAAGGAGAGAGCTAAAGTCAGCCTTCTATTTACTTGGGCG AATTCCATTGGTGGAAACTCACACTTAACAGGAGGTCATGTAAATGAGCCGTTTAT AGCTGAAGATGGAGTCTCCGGAGTACTTCTACATCACAA GACAGGAAAAGGTAACCCTCCTGTAACCTTTGCAATAGCCGCATGTGAGACACAGAATGTTAGTGTTTCTGTTTTACCGAAGTTTGGGCTCTCTGAAAAAAGTAGCACAACAGCAAAAGGCATGTGGTGTAAAATGGTGCAG GATGGACAATTTGACCGGGAGAATTTCTCTTCTGGAGCTAGTATGCCCTCATCACCTGGAGAGACTCTATGTGCTGCTGTTTCAGCTTCAACGTGGGTGGAACCCCATGGAAAATGCACTGTGGCATTTAGTCTTGCATGGTCATCTCCAAAAGTAAAGTTCTCAAAAGGCAGCACTTTTCATAG GAGAtacacaaaattttatgggacTTCTGAGAGAGCTGCAAAGGACTTGGCCCATGATGCATTAACTC AATACAAACGATGGGAAGAAGACATTGAGAAATGGCAAAATCCTATTCTTCAGGATGAGTCATTACCAGAATG GTACAAGTTCACATTGTTTAATGAACTCTACTTTCTTGTTGCTGGAGGAACAATTTGGATTG ACTCGCCTTTGCCATCTTCAAATATGAGGAATAAAAGCCGGGATCAGGTAAAAGAATTGGAAAATACAGAAGTCAAAGTGACCGAAGCCAAAGTGAGTCGTAGACAAGGTGCAGATGCTGGGCGTACAACAGATAGCACCTATGATGTTGAGTATACAACAGATAGTGCCAGTGACGTTGATTGCATGGTAGATGGTGTGGATGAAAAACATCGTGGTGATCTCTCCCAAGAAAGTGATGCTAGTGTTACTCTGGCAATGATGGACCAGCAATATGACAGAGATGATGTTGGAAGGTTTCTGTACTTGGAAGGTGTTGAATATATCATGTGGTGCACATATGATGTGCACTTCTATGCTTCTTTTGCCCTTCTTGAGCTCTTTCCAAGGATTGAATTAAATATACAGCGTGACTTCGCTAAAGCTGTATTGTGTGAAGATGGAAGAAAAGTGAAGTTTCTGGCAGAGGGAAACTGCGGAATTCGTAAGGTTAGAGGGGCTGTGCCTCATGATCTTGGGACACACGATCCATGGCGTGAAATGAATGCTTATAACATTCATGATACTAGCAAGTGGAAGGACCTGAACCCCAAATTTGTACTTCAGGTGTATCGAGATTTTGCTGCAACAGGGGACATGTCCTTTGGAGTTGATGTGTGGCCTGCTGTACGAGCTGCAATGGAGTATATGGAACAATTTGATAGAGATGGCGACGGTCTTATTGAGAATGATGGGTTCCCTGATCAAACATATGATACATGGACAGTGCATGGTGTGAGTGCTTATTGTGGTTGCCTTTGGCTTGCTGCCCTTCAAGCCGCAGCTGCAATGGCCCTTCAACTAGGTGACAGAGATTTTGCAGAAACATGCAAAAGGAAGTTTTTGAAGGCTAAACCAGCGTTTGAACAGAAATTGTGGAATGGTTCTTATTTTAACTATGACAGTGGATCAAGTAGTAACAGTAAATCAATTCAAGCTGATCAATTGGCTGGGCAATGGTATACGGCATCATCGGGGCTTCCTCCACTTTTTGATGAGTCCAAGATCAAAAGTGCTCTCCGGAAGGTGTATGATTTCAATGTAATGAAAGTTAAAGGAGGCAAGATGGGGGCCGTGAATGGCATGCATCCCAATGGCAAGGTGGATGAGACCTGCATGCAGTCTCGCGAAATTTGGACAGGTGTGACCTACGGTGTTGCTTCTACGATGATCCTTGCAGGAATGGAAGAGGAGGCATTTGCAACTGCCGAGGGTATATTTCAAGCAGGCTGGTCAGAAGACGGATATGG GTACTGGTTTCAGACACCAGAGGCATGGACAATGGATGGACACTACAGGTCTCTCATCTACATGAGGCCACTTTCAATTTGGGGTATGCAATATGCATTAACATTGCCCAAGGCAATTCTTGATGCCCCTAAAATTAACATCATGGACAGAATCCACCTATCTCCTCTTAATGGAGGATTCCCCCATAATGAAACAGGTGTAAGGAAAATTGCAAATAAAGCAAAATGCTTTGGAAATTCTGTGTTTCATTGTGCGTGCTGA